In Clarias gariepinus isolate MV-2021 ecotype Netherlands chromosome 9, CGAR_prim_01v2, whole genome shotgun sequence, a single window of DNA contains:
- the LOC128529860 gene encoding leiomodin-1, whose amino-acid sequence MSRRKVRLARSERTLSEDSDIDSLLESLSPDEVEELERELVVIDPDPSVPVGLRQKNQTEKQPTRGYDREAMLDYCERETKKLIERELSFEGEAKGEGRRRERLRRTRSKEQQSFSRSHSREASDKDEAKNEKAHVQEEKSLHKNCTDEEMKKKDEVKATTDNKTEWKNSERGKEMLAGRNLDTEEENKKDNQKEACKKVRGSSKTSELISKLQKKEENKEKERKDSSKNGENLRTKGLISKLKVNKDVENTEKEEKGKVEKKRETRAKELVSKLEEQKRDSENGRVSDRRSRLRDLKDPVIVKKKEKEEYSEKTRPYTERDLTETEKRKDRLKRWQKVDETDIEQEKQKEKKQERGKDEGNSVVKNAKTYSNVNETCSSGDEEEHNDEDDYMDSDTGSSMFDDLLEQVRSDDPELTELNINNSDVIKTDTLIHFAEGLRSNTHIKTFALANTRADDHVAFAIAGTLRNNTTLTGINLDSNLLTGKGILAIIESLQHNVTLKELRFHNQRHICGGKTEMEMAKVLRDNTSLLKLGYHFELAGPRMTMTNILSRNMDLQRQKRLEAQRVAKQEAQTSSPAPSEKKKKLIPDKSTIKQTPQSNHVEKKESILAKVSKFNNPNSPPKTTSPPKSMAAPSSSKPKVKKGGLTTESSPGPPAPPPPAPVLDIQSLRRSLSSVSQRKQDSSNVSGRGTQKSSRDQLLDSIRNCNMNTLKKVDVPKWLK is encoded by the exons ATGTCGAGAAGGAAAGTGCGTCTCGCGCGCTCGGAGCGGACACTAAGCGAGGACTCGGACATAGACAGCCTGCTGGAGAGCCTCTCTCCTGATGAGGTGGAGGAGCTGGAGAGGGAGCTGGTTGTCATCGACCCGGATCCCAGTGTGCCCGTGGGGCTCAGGCAGAAGAACCAGACCGAGAAACAGCCGACACGCGGGTACGACCGTGAGGCCATGCTGGACTACTGCGAGCGCGAGACCAAGAAACTCATAGAGAGAGAGCTGTCCTTTGAG GGAGAGGCCAAAGGTGAAGGCCGTAGACGGGAGAGACTACGTAGAACAAGAAGCAAAGAACAGCAGAGTTTTTCTAGGTCACACAGCCGTGAAGCATCAGATAAAGATGaggcaaaaaatgaaaaagcacatGTCCAAGAGGAAAAAAGTCTGCACAAAAATTGCACagatgaagaaatgaaaaaaaaggatgagGTCAAGGCGACCACTGACAACAAAACCGAATGGAAAAACAgtgaaagaggaaaagaaatgtTAGCAGGGAGGAATTTAGATACagaggaagaaaataaaaaagataaccaaaaggaagcatgtaaaaaaGTGCGAGGTAGCAGCAAAACATCAGAGCTTATTTCCAAACTACAGAAAAAggaggaaaataaagaaaaggagagaaaggaCAGCAGTAAGAATGGAGAAAACTTGAGAACAAAAGGGTTAATATCCAAGTTAAAAGTCAACAAAGATGTAGAAAAcacagagaaagaagagaaaggaaaggtagagaaaaaaagagagactagGGCAAAAGAACTTGTTTCCAAATTGGAGGAGCAGAAGAGAGACTCAGAAAATGGCAGAGTTTCAGACAGGAGAAGCAGACTGAGAGACTTGAAGGATCCTGTGATagtgaaaaagaaggaaaaggaagAGTATAGTGAAAAAACTAGACCCTACACTGAAAGAGATTTAACTGAAACAGAGAAAAGGAAGGACAGACTGAAACGGTGGCAGAAAGTTGATGAGACAGACATTGAgcaagaaaaacagaaagagaaaaagcaagAAAGAGGTAAAGATGAAGGGAATAGTGTAGTGAAAAAtgctaaaacatacagtaatgttaATGAGACCTGTAGTAGTGGGGATGAGGAAGAACATAATGATGAGGATGATTATATGGACAGTGATACTGGCTCCAGCATGTTTGATGACCTCTTGGAGCAGGTCCGTAGTGATGATCCTGAACTCACCGAGCTTAATATCAACAACTCTGATGTAATCAAGACAGATACTCTGATCCACTTTGCTGAAGGACTTCGCAGTAACActcacattaaaacatttgctcTTGCCAACACCAGAGCTGATGATCATGTAGCTTTTGCCATTGCTGGGACTTTACGGAACAACACTACGTTAACAGGGATCAACCTGGATTCCAACCTTCTCACTGGCAAAGGCATTCTGGCTATTATTGAGTCTTTGCAGCACAATGTAACCCTTAAAGAACTTCGTTTCCACAATCAGAGACACATCTGTGGAGGAAAGACTGAAATGGAAATGGCTAAGGTGCTACGGGATAATACTTCATTACTCAAGTTGGGTTATCACTTTGAGCTAGCTGGGCCAAGGATGACCATGACCAACATCCTTAGTCGTAATATGGACCTTCAAAGGCAGAAACGACTGGAAGCTCAGCGCGTTGCCAAGCAGGAAGCTCAGACAAGCTCACCAGCTCccagtgaaaagaaaaagaagcttATACCTGACAAGTCCACAATTAAGCAGACTCCACAGTCCAACCATGTTGAGAAAAAGGAATCTATATTAGCAAAAGTTTCCAAATTTAACAATCCCAATTCACCCCCCAAAACCACTTCACCCCCCAAGTCCATGGCTGCCCCCTCATCTTCCAAACCAAAAGTTAAAAAAGGTGGGCTCACTACAGAGTCAAGCCCAGGTCCtccagctcctcctcctcctgccccAGTGCTGGATATTCAGTCACTTCGGAGGTCGTTGTCCTCAGTCTCACAGCGCAAACAAGACAGCAGCAATGTTTCAGGACGGGGGACACAAAAGAGTTCCAGAGATCAGTTGCTGGACTCTATCAGGAACTGCAACATGAACACACTCAAAAAA GTCGATGTTCCTAAGTGGCTGAAGTAG